In Silene latifolia isolate original U9 population chromosome 3, ASM4854445v1, whole genome shotgun sequence, a single window of DNA contains:
- the LOC141648864 gene encoding uncharacterized protein LOC141648864 has product FASVNSISSISSPVYQCTKALRLNIAVNCSLTLLNISWIDVEFPTNVEAILRPVGGISHTLDFTLLGIHSTK; this is encoded by the coding sequence tttgCTTCCGTGAACTCCATCTCGTCCATTTCTTCTCCAGTGTACCAATGCACGAAAGCCTTACGCCTGAACATTGCTGTAAACTGTTCGCTCACCCTCCTGAACATCTCCTGGATAGATGTCGAGTTCCCTACAAATGTGGAAGCCATCTTAAGACCTGTTGGCGGGATATCACACACACTTGATTTCACATTGTTGGGGATCCACTCAACAAAGTAG
- the LOC141648865 gene encoding protein FAR1-RELATED SEQUENCE 5-like, translated as MAEVIDIVQVTNVQASSSNSQGNQLLVTNVPATPEVDFDNQIVGLPRCSAELKPALWMKFATLEEGIHFYEEYAKVCGFLTRLDSTKLVDGIVTHKWCVCNKQGKSNYKGTKRKMTLTRIGCQAKVSFRRIQTGEYEIYDFVEVHSHAMNTPTTMIHLKPCRDLNLVHKKMIMDNAHVNHGHVQTFRMFKQYVKGYKNVGASLQDFKKFSRDVKKYIKEYDAQMLIENFMQKKAMSPSFYFDFDVDDQSRITKLFWADPISIKNYALFGDAVSVDATYNFNQYKMVFVPFTGVDNHKGCVTFAAGLIRNENAESFSWLFQNFVTAMGDRYPITIITDQCRGIKKAVKGVFGDKTRHRLCMWHIMKKLPDKVGPSISQATTFLKEINSVVWDVEITPEDFESKWNSIISSYELCDNKWLKKMFKHRALWIHAYIRDTYLGGILRTTSRSESENSFFGNFTNPHVTLVEFWMRFQTAMDAQRWKYSKVMAGDKNCYPNLTTPLLLEKQASEFYTIVIFYIFQVEVQAAYYTCGHLPSPNATGANGNISIIDREKDKEYKIDLSDNKFSCSCKMFERIGILCRHILWVLKDRGFDHIPKEYLALRWSKSATSHPLSTVVGKICTSRLCVNRKSLNNISELWSEVFNAVSLVEDNEEHSDALFQLLRSFNEKLIISVKSGKSKDKKAEIEMLLGSKIPTEVTVLPPEKCKNKGSGKRITSNKEKAVLENAKPLRKCRACGEMSNHDSRNCPSRLP; from the exons ATGGCAGAAGTTATAG ACATTGTACAAGTTACTAATGTGCAAGCGTCTTCAAGTAATTCACAAGGAAATCAATTACTTGTCACTAATGTACCAG CCACCCCAGAAGTTGATTTCGATAATCAAATAGTGGGATTGCCAAGATGTTCAGCAGAATTAAAACCAGCATTGTGGATGAAATTTGCAACTTTGGAAGAAGGCATACATTTTTATGAGGAATATGCCAAGGTCTGTGGGTTTCTTACTAGGTTAGACTCAACAAAATTAGTTGATGGGATAGTTACACACAAGTGGTGCGTGTGTAATAAACAAGGCAAAAGTAACTACAAGGGTACAAAAAGGAAGATGACCCTTACGCGAATTGGTTGTCAGGCTAAGGTTAGTTTTAGAAGAATTCAAACGGGTGAATATGAGATTTATGATTTTGTTGAGGTTCACTCACATGCTATGAATACGCCAACAACTATGATACATTTGAAACCATGTAGGGATTTAAACTTGgttcacaaaaaaatgataatGGATAATGCCCATGTAAACCATGGTCATGTGCAAACATTTAGGATGTTCAAACAGTATGTGAAGGGATACAAAAATGTGGGTGCTTCTTTAcaagatttcaaaaaattttcaagGGATGTGAAGAAATACATCAAAGAATATGATGCCCAGATGTTAATAGAGAACTTCATGCAAAAAAAGGCTATGTCTCCATCTTTCTATTTTGACTTTGATGTGGACGATCAAAGCAGAATAACTAAGCTTTTCTGGGCAGATCcaatatcaattaaaaattaTGCCCTTTTTGGTGATGCTGTTTCTGTTGATGCCACTTATAActtcaaccaatataaaatggtgTTTGTCCCTTTCACGGGTGTTGATAACCATAAAGGTTGCGTTACTTTTGCAGCGGGTTTGATACGAAACGAAAATGCAGAATCATTTTCGTGGTTGTTTCAAAATTTTGTAACGGCTATGGGTGATCGCTATCCTATTACTATAATAACTGATCAATGTAGAGGCATCAAAAAAGCTGTTAAAGGTGTGTTTGGTGACAAAACACGCCACCGACTgtgtatgtggcatataatgaagaaGTTGCCTGACAAGGTTGGTCCATCGATTTCCCAAGCCACGacttttttgaaggaaataaacTCAGTTGTTTGGGATGTAGAAATCACTCCAGAAGATTTTGAATCGAAATGGAATTCGATAATTTCCTCATATGAGCTTTGTGATAACAAGTGGTTGAAGAAAATGTTTAAGCACCGTGCTCTTTGGATTCATGCTTACATTAGAGACACATATTTGGGTGGGATTTTGCGCACAACATCAAGGTCAGAGTCTGAAAATAGCTTCTTTGGAAACTTCACCAACCCACATGTCACACTTgtcgagttttggatgcgtttccaAACAGCAATGGATGCTCAGAGATGGAAATATTCTAAGGTAATGGCTGGTGATAAGAACTGTTATCCAAATTTGACAACCCCTCTCCTTTTAGAAAAGCAAGCTTCTGAATTTTACACAATCGTTATATTCTATATTTTCCAAGTAGAAGTCCAAGCAGCATACTACACTTGTGGCCATTTACCATCACCAAATGCAACTGGTGCGAATGGTAATATTTCAATAATTGATCGTGAGAAAGACAAGGAATACAAAATTGATTTAAGTGATAATAAGTTTTCTTGTTCTTGTAAGAtgtttgaaagaattgggatacTCTGTAGGCACATTTTATGGGTGTTGAAAGATAGGGGATTTGATCATATACCTAAAGAGTATTTAGCACTTAGATGGAGCAAATCTGCAACCTCCCACCCTCTTTCTACTGTTGTTGGAAAAATCTGTACTAGCCGATTGTGTGTCAATCGAAAGTCGCTTAACAATATAAGTGAATTATGGTCGGAGGTATTTAATGCAGTCTCACTTGTTGAGGATAATGAGGAACATTCTGATGCGCTATTTCAATTGCTCCGGAGTTTCAATGAAAAGTTGATTATTTCAGTTAAGTCAGGCAAGTCAAAAGATAAGAAAGCTGAGATTGAGATGCTTCTTGGGTCAAAAATTCCAACTGAAGTTACGGTTTTACCACCAGAGAAGTGCAAGAATAAGGGATCGGGGAAGAGGATAACATCAAACAAGGAAAAGGCAGTCTTGGAAAATGCAAAGCCTCTGAGGAAATGCCGTGCTTGCGGTGAAATGAGTAACCATGATAGTAGAAATTGCCCGAGTCGACTCCCTTGA